The Melitaea cinxia chromosome 24, ilMelCinx1.1, whole genome shotgun sequence genome window below encodes:
- the LOC123665597 gene encoding protein wntless, translating into MTGTIIENLSGRKLAVLVTFLLLCQLTCFLIGGLVAPMPANAQTILGTVCKDTSVMKNDTTKWFYNRGKGKCQPVDLADVHHDLSERDIVFAFQMPIPREGETYDYSRWQQNLIGVLTVDISYHSQMEVKPRSTLTIDARLAYRNKNDPEDGWKLYTQSVEKRVLDCDIDIKSEEYLYNCSLIPLFELGSLYHDYYLLNIRLPIDNPDMNAHIGHIQDMWVTVINQNGGFTKVWVSLKTVFFPCIIGILVWFWRRIHMLERKPVLLEKMLLSLGIALCFLNAPLEYLTLQFDLPFMLLLGDIRQGIFYAMLFSFWLVFAGEHMLIQDTSAQSSLKQYWRHLSAVATGCISLFIFDMCERGVQLRNPFYSIWVTDLGTNLALTFIILAGISTGVYFLFLCYLVYKVFINISHKRQSLPTMCSVRRLHYEGIIYRFKFLMLATLLCAALTVIGFILGQVAEGQWKWDEHIELEYTSAFFTGVYGMWNIYIFSLLVLYAPSHKRWPVNENTLDTQNLSEEIEFSRLPGERSEISSLTSFIRKATVD; encoded by the coding sequence ATGACTGGAAcgattattgaaaatttaagcGGTAGGAAGCTCGCAGTGCTAGTGACGTTTCTTTTACTGTGTCAATTAACATGTTTTCTAATCGGTGGGTTGGTCGCACCCATGCCTGCGAATGCACAAACCATACTCGGTACCGTTTGCAAAGATACGTCTGTAATGAAAAATGATACTACGAAATGGTTCTATAATCGCGGTAAAGGTAAATGTCAGCCCGTTGACCTTGCAGACGTTCATCACGATCTTTCCGAGAGAGATATTGTGTTTGCATTTCAAATGCCTATACCCCGCGAAGGCGAAACCTACGACTATTCTAGATGGCAGCAGAACTTAATCGGTGTTTTAACAGTTGACATCAGTTACCACTCGCAAATGGAAGTGAAGCCGCGCAGTACATTAACAATAGATGCGCGATTAGCGTACAGGAATAAAAACGATCCAGAAGACGGCTGGAAACTGTACACTCAATCAGTTGAAAAGAGGGTTCTAGACTGTGACATCGATATTAAGTCTGAAGAATACTTGTACAACTGTTCTCTGATACCATTGTTTGAACTGGGCTCATTGTATCATGACTACTATTTGTTGAACATAAGGCTACCAATTGACAACCCTGACATGAACGCTCACATCGGTCACATACAAGACATGTGGGTGACTGTTATAAATCAGAACGGAGGTTTTACAAAGGTGTGGGTGTCACTGAAAACAGTGTTCTTCCCGTGCATAATTGGAATTTTAGTTTGGTTTTGGCGGAGAATACATATGTTAGAAAGAAAACCTGTACTTTTAGAAAAGATGCTTCTTAGTCTGGGTATAGCTTTATGTTTCTTGAACGCCCCTCTCGAATATCTTACATTGCAATTTGACTTGCCATTCATGTTACTGCTTGGGGATATTAGACAAGGTATTTTTTATGCCATGCTGTTCTCATTCTGGCTTGTATTTGCCGGGGAGCACATGTTAATTCAAGACACCTCAGCACAAAGCTCTCTGAAGCAATACTGGCGACACTTAAGTGCGGTAGCCACTGGTTGCATCtcactatttatatttgacATGTGTGAAAGGGGAGTGCAACTACGTAACCCTTTTTACTCTATTTGGGTCACCGATCTAGGTACGAATTTAGCCCTAACATTTATTATACTTGCTGGAATTTCAACTGGAGTGTATTTCCTATTTCTCTGCTACTTggtatataaagtttttataaatatctctcATAAGCGGCAGTCCCTTCCTACAATGTGCTCTGTACGTCGGCTGCACTACGAAGGGATTATATATCGTTTCAAATTTCTGATGTTAGCAACATTACTTTGTGCTGCTCTAACTGTTATTGGCTTTATTCTGGGACAAGTGGCTGAAGGCCAGTGGAAATGGGATGAGCATATTGAGCTAGAATACACTTCAGCATTCTTTACTGGAGTGTATGGCATGTGGAACATCTACATATTTTCACTGCTTGTGTTGTACGCACCGAGTCATAAACGGTGGCCAGTTAATGAGAACACTTTGGATACGCAAAACTTGAGCGAGGAAATTGAATTCAGTCGTTTGCCGGGCGAGAGGAGTGAAATATCTTCATTGACATCCTTTATTAGAAAAGCTACAGTTGACTAA